One window of Triticum dicoccoides isolate Atlit2015 ecotype Zavitan chromosome 5A, WEW_v2.0, whole genome shotgun sequence genomic DNA carries:
- the LOC119300793 gene encoding chaperone protein dnaJ A7A, chloroplastic-like, translated as MLHPVHRLPATPSRPAVHPHVSPAPPSLRLRRVAGTRPTTLVVCCSGFVGSLPVANQGSEFEPRSRSIYGGRGSVAIDPRFMASKNSTRGRGKHLASPSASLNHAPSPRFRHRRGSRFIVRAESDFYSVLGVSRNASKSEIKSAYRKLARSYHPDVNKEPGAEQKFKDISNAYEVLSDDEKRAIYDKYGEAGLKGSGMGTGDYSNPFDLFESLFEGFGGMGGMGGGRAARNRPMQGDDESYNLVLNFKEAVFGVEKEIEITRLEGCNTCDGSGAKPGTKPTTCKTCGGQGQVVSSTRTPLGIFQQVSTCNTCGGTGEFSTPCKTCGGDGRVRKTKRISLKVPAGVDSGSRLRVRSEGNAGRRGGPPGDLYVFIDVLSDSVLKRDGTNILYTCKVSYIDAILGTTVKVPTVDGVVDLKIPSGTQPGTTLVMSKKGVPLLGKSNARGDQLVRVQVEIPKRLSSDERKLIEELANLNKAELANSRR; from the exons ATGCTCCACCCAGTGCACCGCCTCCCTGCCACCCCTTCCCGCCCGGCCGTCCACCCACACGTCTCCCCCGCGCCGCCCTCCCTTCGTCTCCGGCGAGTGGCCGGGACGAGGCCGACGACGCTTGTGGTATGCTGCTCCGGTTTCGTGGGTTCGCTGCCTGTAGCGAATCAGGGGAGCGAATTCGAACCTCGATCCAGATCGATCTATGGGGGTCGGGGTTCCGTGGCCATCGATCCGAGATTCATGGCATCGAAAAATAG TACCAGAGGCAGAGGTAAACACCTAGCATCACCTAGTGCTAGCTTAAATCATGCACCATCACCAAGATTTCGCCATCGGAGGGGTTCACGGTTTATCGTTCGAGCTGAATCA GATTTCTATTCCGTACTTGGTGTGTCGAGAAATGCTAGTAAATCTGAAATCAAGAGTG CCTATCGGAAACTTGCTCGGAGCTATCACCCTGACGTGAACAA AGAGCCTGGCGCTGAACAAAAGTTTAAGGATATCAGCAATGCTTATGAG GTTTTGTCTGATGATGAGAAGCGAGCGATCTATGATAAATATGGAGAAGCTGGTCTGAAGGGTTCTGGCATGGGCACGGGA GATTACTCAAACCCATTTGATCTCTTTGAGTCACTATTCGAAGGATTTGGTGGAATGGGTGGAATGGGCGGGGGCCGTGCTGCTCGTAACAGGCCAATGCAGGGTGATGACGAGAGCTACAATCTGGTTCTCAACTTCAAGGAAGCAGTGTTTGGTGTAGAGAAAGAGATTGAGATAACTAGGCTGGAAGGCTGTAATACTTGCGACGGAAGTGGCGCCAAGCCTGGCACAAAGCCAACCACGTGTAAAACTTGTGGTGGTCAGGGCCAGGTGGTCTCCTCCACAAGAACACCACTTGGAATATTCCAGCAGGTATCCACATGCAATACTTGCGGTGGCACTGGTGAATTCTCCACCCCTTGCAAAACCTGTGGGGGCGATGGCCGTGTGCGCAAGACAAAGAGGATCAGTCTGAAGGTTCCCGCAGGAGTGGATTCTGGAAGCAGGTTGAGGGTCCGTTCTGAGGGTAATGCTGGTCGGAGAGGAGGTCCGCCAGGAGACCTTTATGTCTTTATTGATGTTCTCTCGGATTCAGTTCTTAAGAGAGATGGGACAAACATTCTCTACACATGCAAGGTTTCTTATATTGATGCAATTCTTGGGACAACTGTCAAGGTCCCCACTGTTGATGGGGTGGTTGACCTGAAGATCCCCTCGGGGACCCAGCCGGGTACAACTCTGGTGATGTCCAAGAAAGGTGTTCCACTTCTTGGTAAATCAAATGCTCGCGGAGACCAGCTGGTGCGTGTCCAGGTTGAGATTCCAAAGCGTCTAAGCAGCGATGAGAGAAAGCTGATCGAAGAGCTTGCAAACCTCAACAAGGCCGAGCTGGCAAACAGTAGGAGATGA